A single genomic interval of Megalobrama amblycephala isolate DHTTF-2021 linkage group LG17, ASM1881202v1, whole genome shotgun sequence harbors:
- the rreb1b gene encoding ras-responsive element-binding protein 1: MEMESASSEKPVSNGVGAADVNEQFHLSEEAVNNQPSTHTPEPVEEENSDGMDKPEHEDEVRTEEELSSINSMMSTVMNVGQINGVDSEPTKTSPRNTTKSPSVSRTGRRNQEVKDERSSFICPLCNKNCMTQHQLTMHIRQHNTDSGGTDHSCSICGKALSSASSLDRHMLVHSGERPYKCVICGQTFTTNGNMHRHMKIHEKDANSIPTLSSSTRKRQRPTTNRKPSVEDEAEQAEEPPVKKVMLMQKPGEDDSVKSEEELLHCPICFKTFICKYDLESHMETHPDTTLRCNICCITFRTHRGLLRHNAVIHKQLPTDPSGRPFIQNNPSIPLGFGDLAFIDFSCQKFPQIAQVWCESNLRRCSSKFHKFVCEVCNKAFPLQQSLDLHKFSHKCSTDTSTEPQEQNAYAVTDAPKVSSHSMDSKEVNELIPHVDSTRSDGKNGFMECLGLQHSSLAKPEKSEEQIQQEVLDSIRFIRVEPPSTNLPQESSSSLGISILEPVSLQAMNKNAALSLLSLQPLHGVVSSGMFVPISGQAAVELADIEQILKIAASVPPQMSLSLLPKGLGSPLQVDPKQIASLKPKPLITPRSSMGASTPPPPIMNAQQASSGNISPSLPPQTGQQVRTTRQSSASSSSSTSSSPTNWETTQLGPDVIGTTIISYETGKQEEFDSKEKESRVVGKKTAKAEYPCRFCKEVFSFLGGLQAHMRHHLGASPYQCTICSYAAPDKATLIRHLRTHSGERPYVCRLCHYPFTVKANCERHLRKKHMKNTRKDIEKNIEYVTTSSSISGVIGGTTLDLLDVAGAGSTSCRYCGEDLKNYRALQIHLRTHNGCQRKPFECRQCGVAFLAKRNCIHHLLKHHPDVPEREIEEHIKSLVPVGGDTTAQANPPTSNGLVNTTVPQNVGPLSGPVEDQDQPLDFSSKSQKTIASNVKLEGTTSPLFNDCSLEPIDLSIPKDPEKKRTMKELPQSMSLNHHVKKEKTPETPGFRAALPVSISNLAPAVSSDLTKPFTRLKPLLPKPSSVSSTSEMPPLASIAQIISSVSATPVLIETELDAKNSVSAMDFNVINEKKSPLGTAKLDSTQNGSLDNSKKRGKKRAFQEFCDPRLATGSGIDLESSGEFPSVEKMLATTDANKFSPYLQPSQMEPMKEEKEKQPVNKETKEGREDKPKKPPQNKGKKNAYSNSVQKMTCPYCPRLFPWASSLQRHMLTHTGQKPYPCPQCESFFSTKSNCERHLLRKHGISNRALQNNGSRPKPKADEGSQGSTGTFESVSDTEPSTAVDIVDTSSVDPKQEEKASSPEQAEQTGQSAAEQTDSSTDPNQTQPAEGNPERVENDDGDDDSQSNKSLDINLASKLVDFKFSGAEQNQPKSTAEPVSLPDEFPHTCASCKKTFRHAATLSRHQKTHLEVQPEDGGKKGRRQSASQNPVIAPTKEMEQDAKLEDDEKDENSSCVESGVDEEEKEREDMSYDEEETASSELRALEEEGESAGGKTDKRKKICEVCSKRFWSLQDLTRHMRSHTGERPYKCQTCHRTFTLKHSLVRHQRVHQKPTDEKGTDDAEMNEEMDGARDDDRVLERKEARCSSGSESEATAPIQSENEREKAEVPQKEESEGHIEDLKEKQHPEESSMEMNSAEEPPKEPQPDGAEQEEHQTEEPLVASVEAQSGCDPEPAKISVHSCTAAQEMTETPVQ, encoded by the exons AAATGGAAAGTGCCTCCTCTGAAAAGCCTGTCAGCAATGGTGTTGGTGCTGCTGATGTGAATGAACAGTTTCATTTGTCAGAAGAGGCTGTTAACAATCAGCCATCCACACATACACCAGAACCTGTTGAAG AAGAAAACAGTGATGGAATGGACAAACCAGAGCATGAAGATGAAGTCAGAACAGAGGAGGAGCTGTCCTCCATCAACTCCATGATGAGCACTGTGATGAATGTGGGCCAGATCAATGGAGTCGACTCTGAGCCCACCAAAACATCTCCCAGAAATACCACCAAATCACCCTCTGTCAGTCGTACTGGGAGAAGAAATCAG GAAGTCAAAGATGAACGCTCAAGCTTCATTTGCCCCCTGTGTAACAAAAACTGCATGACACAGCACCAGCTCACCATGCATATCAGACAG CATAACACAGATAGTGGGGGCACTGACCACTCCTGCAGTATCTGTGGGAAGGCTTTGAGCTCGGCCAGTTCTCTGGACCGCCACATGCTGGTTCACAGTGGAGAGAGGCCATACAAATGTGTGATATGTGGCCAGACATTCACCACCAATGGAAACATGCACAG GCACATGAAAATTCATGAAAAGGATGCAAACAGTATTCCTACCCTCAGTTCTTCCACACGAAAGCGCCAACGACCCACAACTAATAGGAAGCCCAGTGTAGAGGATGAAGCAGAGCAGGCTGAGGAACCACCagtaaaaaaa GTGATGTTGATGCAAAAGCCTGGAGAGGATGATTCTGTCAAGAGTGAAGAAGAGCTCCTTCACTGCCCCATCTGCTTTAAGACATTCATCTGTAAATATGATCTGGAATCACACATGGAGACACATCCTGACACTACACTCAG GTGTAACATTTGTTGCATTACCTTTCGCACACACCGTGGTCTCCTGCGTCATAACGCCGTCATTCATAAGCAGCTTCCCACTGACCCCTCTGGACGACCCTTTATCCAGAATAACCCCTCCATCCCTTTGGGGTTTGGAGACTTGGCTTTCATTGACTTCAGCTGTCAAAAGTTTCCCCAAATTGCACAG gTCTGGTGTGAGAGCAATTTGCGCAGATGCTCTAGCAAGTTCCATAAATTTGTTTGTGAGGTCTGCAACAAGGCCTTCCCTCTTCAGCAGTCTTTGGATCTCCACAAATTCTCACATAAATGTAGCACAGACACCAGCACTGAACCTCAGGAACAAAACGCTTATGCTGTTACGGATGCACCCAAAGTCAGCTCCCATTCCATGGATTCCAAGGAGGTCAATGAACTAATACCACATGTTGATAGTACCCGTTCAGATGGGAAGAATGGTTTCATGGAGTGCCTAGGTCTCCAACACTCCTCCTTAGCCAAGCCAGAGAAATCAGAAGAGCAAATTCAGCAGGAAGTTTTAGACAGCATTCGCTTCATTCGCGTTGAGCCACCTTCAACAAATCTACCTCAAGAAAGCAGTAGCAGTCTCGGCATCTCTATTTTGGAGCCCGTCTCTCTTCAAGCCATGAACAAGAATGCCGCCCTTAGCCTTCTGTCTCTACAGCCGCTCCATGGTGTCGTCAGTAGTGGTATGTTTGTCCCAATAAGTGGTCAAGCTGCGGTGGAGCTGGCGGACATTGAACAAATCCTTAAGATCGCAGCCTCTGTGCCACCTCAGATGTCTTTGTCTCTGCTTCCCAAAGGTCTGGGGAGTCCTCTACAGGTGGACCCCAAACAGATTGCTTCCCTGAAACCTAAACCCTTAATCACTCCTCGATCCAGCATGGGTGCTTCCACACCCCCTCCACCCATCATGAACGCCCAACAAGCCTCATCGGGTAACATCAGTCCTAGCCTTCCACCCCAGACGGGCCAACAAGTGAGAACTACCAGACAATCATCAGCCTCCTCTTCGTCCTCAACCTCGTCCTCTCCCACAAATTGGGAGACTACTCAACTGGGGCCAGATGTCATAGGAACCACGATTATCTCGTATGAAACTGGAAAGCAAGAAGAGTTTGACAGCAAAGAGAAGGAATCAAGAGTTGTGGGCAAGAAGACAGCCAAGGCAGAGTACCCTTGTCGGTTCTGCAAAGAAGTCTTTTCCTTCTTAGGCGGCCTTCAGGCTCATATGCGTCACCATCTGGGAGCTTCACCATATCAGTGCACCATTTGTAGCTACGCCGCTCCTGACAAAGCAACGCTGATTCGACATCTCAGAACTCACAGCGGTGAGCGGCCATACGTATGCCGCCTCTGTCATTACCCTTTCACTGTGAAGGCCAACTGTGAGCGCCATCTGCGAAAGAAACACATGAAGAACACACGCAAAGACATAGAGAAAAACATAGAATATGTAACCACCTCCTCTAGTATAAGCGGTGTCATTGGAGGCACCACATTAGACCTCCTCGATGTGGCTGGTGCTGGTAGCACATCTTGTCGATATTGTGGGGAGGACCTTAAGAACTACCGAGCCCTTCAGATTCATCTGAGAACACACAATGGATGTCAGCGGAAGCCTTTTGAGTGTAGGCAATGTGGGGTGGCATTTCTCGCTAAAAGGAACTGCATTCACCACTTGCTGAAGCATCATCCAGATGTTCCAGAAAGGGAAATTGAGGAGCACATTAAAAGTCTTGTACCGGTTGGAGGAGACACCACTGCTCAAGCCAACCCTCCAACCTCAAATGGGCTGGTTAACACCACTGTTCCTCAGAATGTAGGTCCTTTGTCTGGGCCTGTTGAGGACCAGGACCAGCCTTTAGATTTCTCTAGCAAATCTCAAAAAACAATTGCTTCAAATGTTAAGCTAGAAGGGACAACATCTCCTCTGTTTAATGACTGCTCTTTGGAGCCCATTGATCTCTCAATACCTAAGGATCCTGAGAAGAAGAGAACGATGAAAGAACTTCCTCAGAGCATGTCCCTGAATCATCATGTCAAGAAAGAAAAGACCCCTGAAACCCCTGGGTTTCGTGCAGCTCTCCCAGTCTCCATTTCTAACCTGGCCCCAGCTGTATCTAGTGACCTTACCAAGCCCTTTACCCGCTTGAAGCCACTGTTACCAAAACCATCTTCTGTTTCTAGTACTTCTGAAATGCCACCGCTGGCCTCCATTGCTCAGATCATCTCATCTGTGTCAGCTACCCCAGTGCTGATTGAAACGGAATTAGATGCCAAGAACAGTGTTAGTGCAATGGACTTTAATGTAATAAATGAGAAGAAGAGTCCCTTAGGCACTGCCAAACTGGATTCCACTCAAAATGGATCTCTTGATAACTCAAAAAAGAGAGGCAAGAAGAGAGCATTTCAGGAGTTCTGTGATCCAAGATTGGCAACAGGCAGTGGCATTGACCTGGAGTCAAGTGGCGAGTTTCCCAGTGTAGAGAAAATGCTAGCTACTACTGATGCAAATAAATTCAGCCCTTACTTACAACCCAGTCAGATGGAGCCAATGAAAGAGGAGAAAGAGAAGCAGCCTGTCAATAAGGAGACGAAGGAAGGACGAGAGGACAAGCCAAAGAAACCTCCACAGAACAAAGGAAAGAAGAATGCCTACTCCAATTCAGTGCAGAAAATGACCTGCCCATACTGCCCACGTCTGTTTCCCTGGGCCAGTTCATTGCAAAGGCATATGCTAACACACACAG GTCAGAAGCCGTACCCTTGTCCTCAGTGTGAGTCATTTTTTTCCACCAAGTCAAACTGTGAGCGCCACCTGCTTCGCAAACATGGAATATCTAATCGAGCACTTCAAAACAATGGATCTCGACCCAAACCTAAGGCCGACGAAGGATCCCAAGGAAGCACAGGCACTTTTG AGAGTGTATCTGACACTGAACCTTCTACAGCCGTAGATATTGTCGATACGAGCTCTGTCGACCCAAAACAAGAGGAGAAAGCTTCATCCCCAGAACAAGCAGAACAAACAGGACAATCAGCCGCTGAACAAACAGACAGCAGCACGGATCCAAACCAAACACAGCCAGCTGAGGGAAACCCTGAAAGAGTAGAaaatgatgatggtgatgatgactCTCAGAGCAATAAGAGTCTTGATATAAACCTTGCCAGCAAGCTTGTAGACTTCAAGTTTTCTGGAGCAGAGCAGAACCAGCCAAAATCAACTGCTGAACCGGTTTCTCTTCCAGACGAGTTCCCACACACCTGTGCATCCTGCAAAAAGACCTTCCGCCATGCAGCCACTCTCAGCCGGCACCAGAAAACTCATCTGGAGGTCCAGCCTGAGGATGGAGGCAAGAAGGGAAGACGCCAAAGTGCTTCACAAAACCCAGTCATAGCGCCCACAAAAGAGATGGAGCAGGATGCAAAGTTAGAAGATGATGAAAAAGATGAGAACAGCAGCTGTGTAGAAAGTGGTGTTgatgaggaggagaaggagagaGAAGATATGAGTTATGATGAAGAAGAGACTGCTTCCTCAGAGCTCAGGGCTTTGGAAGAGGAGGGCGAGTCAGCCGGAGGCAAAACCGATAAGAGAAAGAAGATTTGTGAAGTGTGCAGCAAACGCTTCTGGAGCCTGCAAGACTTGACCAGACACATGCGTTCACACACTG GCGAGCGACCGTATAAGTGCCAAACCTGCCATCGTACCTTCACTCTGAAGCACAGTCTGGTGAGGCATCAGCGTGTCCACCAGAAACCCACGGATGAAAAAGGGACCGATGATGCAGAAATGAATGAAGAAATGGATGGAGCAAGAGATGACGACAGAGTCCTGGAAAGAAAAGAGGCCAGGTGTTCATCTGGAAGCGAAAGTGAAGCAACGGCTCCAATCCAGAGTGAGAATGAACGTGAGAAAGCAGAAGTGCCTCAAAAAGAAGAGAGTGAAGGACACATAGAGGACCTTAAAGAGAAGCAGCACCCTGAAGAATCATCTATGGAGATGAATTCTGCTGAAGAACCTCCCAAAGAACCTCAGCCTGATGGGGCTGAACAGGAGGAACATCAAACCGAGGAACCGTTAGTTGCTTCAGTAGAGGCCCAATCAGGCTGTGACCCAGAACCTGCAAAAATCAGTGTCCATAGCTGTACAGCGGCTCAGGAAATGACAGAGACGCCTGTTCAGTGA